One window from the genome of Aquabacterium sp. A3 encodes:
- a CDS encoding ATP-binding response regulator, whose product MEVHDQRAAAPSLSDQHAPRWLHRGTWLLMSLIASLWLIGALMPSPPSSPSIQWGHISRTWLSDTPNAKAGHTEIISLPDQWTDHGHPQWGAARYSVSFTWTPADADETQTLWALRFQDVSHEHRLWLNGHLLSDNTTARQEGDGMSTQLIAVPPTLLHKGQNQLVLEVWHHIQGGLSAPSLAPKSAMWTTHLWQEVFHRHALLAVNLASFAFSTFVLFLWWVRRQEVAAGLFGLLIGVAFARNVSHFVIEDIGLPLALSSWLYFMAHTATAVTQGWLVMHITNRHPLWLRRTLIAVSVGAPVVSLLALPWDPALVETRNVLQPILIGLMLPTLWLLWQSRRQFRMEPLLLGLMIGAAIILISGVHDFVTLRMEGDISSRNWLIWGIPTIMPAFSAMLLARVVQAFNQLEHINQSLEQQVTERTRELEQANLAKSRFLAAASHDLRQPVAAIGLMTELLTQRVQTPEQQGLTQRLSEAVISMENQLKGLLDLSRLDAGDIVARPQRVCLSTLCQSILSHEQLNARDKGLRLRAHAPKHLQAWADPVLLEQVLRNLVGNAVRHTRCGGVLVGVRTQGNRLRVEVWDTGPGIAVDDQRRVFDEFVQLGTGSGHSQGLGLGLAIARRAAILLGTRLSLRSRPGRGSCFSLDVPRDLGVRTPRSALPRTSASEAPSDAPSDTPTAPSSAQPASGRRVLLVEDEAPLRQALALLFQDWGWQVDACASLSELKQQAQGPWQLLVSDHRLPDGFGGDVLRWARRQQPDLPALVITGDTAPEQLRELAALNVPVLHKPFRPEKIRAMVEETMALRT is encoded by the coding sequence ATGGAAGTTCACGATCAGCGAGCGGCTGCCCCCTCCTTGTCAGATCAGCATGCCCCACGATGGTTGCATCGCGGCACCTGGCTATTGATGTCGCTGATCGCCAGCCTCTGGCTGATCGGGGCGCTCATGCCCTCCCCGCCGTCCAGCCCCAGCATTCAGTGGGGACACATCAGCAGGACCTGGCTGAGCGACACGCCCAACGCCAAGGCAGGGCACACTGAAATCATCTCCTTGCCAGACCAGTGGACCGATCACGGACACCCCCAGTGGGGTGCGGCGAGGTACTCGGTGTCTTTCACATGGACACCTGCCGATGCTGATGAAACGCAAACGCTGTGGGCACTGCGGTTTCAGGACGTCAGTCACGAGCACCGCCTGTGGCTCAACGGGCACCTGCTGTCAGACAACACCACTGCACGCCAAGAGGGTGACGGGATGAGCACCCAGTTGATCGCTGTGCCACCCACGCTGCTGCACAAAGGACAGAACCAGTTGGTGCTAGAGGTTTGGCACCACATCCAGGGTGGGCTGAGCGCTCCGAGCCTGGCGCCCAAAAGCGCCATGTGGACCACTCACCTGTGGCAAGAGGTGTTTCACCGGCATGCACTGCTGGCGGTCAACCTGGCCAGTTTTGCATTTTCGACGTTCGTCTTGTTTCTATGGTGGGTGCGGCGGCAAGAGGTGGCCGCCGGCCTGTTCGGCCTGCTCATCGGTGTGGCCTTTGCGCGCAACGTCAGCCACTTTGTCATTGAAGACATCGGGCTGCCACTGGCACTCAGCTCTTGGCTCTATTTCATGGCGCACACGGCCACCGCGGTGACGCAGGGATGGCTGGTGATGCACATCACCAACCGCCACCCCCTGTGGCTGCGTCGCACACTGATCGCGGTCAGCGTGGGGGCCCCTGTGGTGTCTCTGCTGGCCTTGCCCTGGGACCCCGCCTTGGTTGAGACCAGAAACGTGCTGCAGCCCATCCTGATTGGCTTGATGTTGCCCACCCTGTGGCTGCTGTGGCAATCGCGTCGGCAGTTTCGGATGGAGCCTTTACTGCTGGGCTTGATGATCGGTGCAGCGATCATCCTGATCAGTGGGGTCCATGACTTTGTAACGCTTCGCATGGAAGGCGACATCAGCAGCAGGAACTGGCTGATCTGGGGCATACCAACGATCATGCCTGCCTTCTCGGCCATGCTGCTGGCCAGGGTGGTGCAAGCCTTCAACCAACTCGAACACATCAACCAGTCGCTCGAGCAGCAAGTGACCGAACGCACACGTGAGCTGGAACAGGCCAACCTGGCCAAGAGCCGGTTTCTGGCGGCGGCCAGCCACGACCTGCGGCAACCGGTGGCGGCCATTGGCCTGATGACCGAGTTGCTGACGCAACGGGTACAGACCCCCGAGCAACAAGGCTTGACCCAGCGGCTGTCGGAGGCGGTGATCTCCATGGAGAACCAGCTCAAGGGCCTGCTGGACCTGTCCAGGCTGGACGCCGGCGACATCGTGGCCCGCCCGCAAAGGGTGTGCCTGTCAACGCTGTGCCAGAGCATCCTCAGCCACGAGCAACTCAACGCACGTGACAAAGGCCTGCGGCTGCGCGCTCACGCGCCCAAGCACCTGCAAGCCTGGGCAGACCCGGTTTTGCTGGAACAGGTGCTGCGCAACCTGGTGGGCAACGCCGTGCGGCACACGCGCTGCGGCGGCGTGCTGGTGGGGGTGAGGACGCAGGGCAACAGGCTGCGCGTGGAGGTCTGGGACACCGGACCAGGCATCGCGGTGGACGACCAGCGACGGGTCTTTGACGAGTTCGTGCAACTGGGCACCGGGTCAGGCCACAGCCAGGGCCTGGGCCTGGGCCTGGCGATCGCGCGCCGGGCCGCCATCCTGCTGGGTACCCGATTGTCTTTGCGCTCCAGGCCTGGCCGTGGCAGCTGCTTCAGCTTGGACGTGCCACGAGACCTGGGCGTCCGCACACCACGCTCGGCGCTGCCGCGCACCTCGGCATCTGAGGCGCCATCTGACGCACCCTCTGACACACCCACGGCACCATCGTCGGCCCAGCCCGCATCAGGGCGTCGCGTGCTGCTGGTGGAAGACGAAGCCCCCTTGCGTCAGGCCTTGGCCCTGCTGTTCCAGGACTGGGGCTGGCAGGTGGATGCCTGCGCGAGCCTGAGCGAACTGAAGCAACAGGCGCAGGGCCCGTGGCAGCTGCTGGTCAGCGACCACCGGCTGCCTGATGGCTTTGGCGGCGATGTGCTGCGATGGGCCCGACGGCAGCAGCCTGACTTGCCCGCCTTGGTGATCACGGGAGACACCGCGCCCGAGCAATTGCGCGAGCTCGCCGCCCTGAATGTGCCGGTGTTGCACAAGCCGTTCAGGCCTGAAAAAATAAGGGCCATGGTCGAGGAGACCATGGCCCTGAGGACGTGA
- a CDS encoding AAA family ATPase, with the protein MSSCTDLVPVQRDDFQGRIPIAHMRHVYSLDAVEKRLGKLPPREHESLRATYERMLEKGPERFQVKPSGLPAMEHLYDELPNFHEVLDDLKRQLALCTDSSDALEITPMLLLGPPGVGKTHFAREVARLLGTGHGFLSMSAMTAGWILSGASSQWKGARPGKVFETLVDGQYANPVMVVDEIDKSSGEHSYDPLGSLYSLLEHDTAGNFTDEFAEVPIDASQVIWVATANDARGIPDPILNRMNVFEIEMPDAEAARKIAAKLYRGIRADHAWGQRFDEEPGEAVLEALGSLAPREMRRALMVAFGNAKLDGRGALEVRDLPEQGQRRTPIGFVQ; encoded by the coding sequence ATGAGCAGCTGTACCGATCTCGTTCCCGTGCAACGGGACGACTTCCAAGGGCGCATTCCGATTGCCCACATGCGGCATGTCTACAGCTTGGATGCGGTGGAGAAACGCCTGGGCAAACTGCCCCCTCGCGAGCACGAATCGCTGCGCGCCACCTACGAGCGCATGCTCGAGAAGGGGCCCGAGCGCTTCCAGGTCAAGCCCTCGGGCCTGCCGGCCATGGAGCACCTCTACGACGAGCTGCCTAACTTCCACGAGGTGCTGGACGATCTCAAGCGCCAACTGGCGCTGTGCACCGACAGCAGCGACGCGCTGGAGATCACGCCGATGCTGTTGCTGGGCCCGCCCGGGGTGGGCAAGACCCACTTTGCGCGCGAGGTGGCCCGCCTGCTGGGCACGGGGCATGGCTTTTTGTCGATGAGCGCCATGACCGCCGGATGGATCTTGTCGGGCGCCTCCAGCCAGTGGAAGGGCGCCCGCCCAGGCAAGGTGTTCGAGACCCTGGTGGATGGGCAGTACGCCAACCCGGTGATGGTGGTCGATGAGATCGACAAAAGCAGCGGCGAGCACAGCTACGACCCGCTGGGGTCGCTCTACAGCCTGCTGGAGCACGACACGGCCGGCAACTTCACCGACGAGTTTGCCGAAGTGCCCATCGACGCCAGCCAGGTGATCTGGGTGGCCACGGCCAACGACGCACGCGGCATCCCTGACCCCATCCTCAACCGCATGAATGTGTTCGAGATCGAGATGCCCGACGCCGAGGCCGCGCGCAAGATCGCGGCCAAGTTGTACCGGGGCATTCGCGCCGACCACGCTTGGGGCCAACGCTTTGACGAAGAGCCCGGTGAGGCGGTGCTGGAGGCGCTGGGCAGCCTGGCGCCGCGCGAGATGCGACGCGCCCTCATGGTGGCCTTTGGCAATGCCAAGCTGGATGGGCGCGGCGCGCTGGAGGTGCGTGACCTGCCGGAGCAGGGGCAGCGCCGCACGCCGATCGGGTTTGTGCAGTGA